From Echinicola soli, a single genomic window includes:
- a CDS encoding OstA-like protein, which yields MLKKTLTYLLTLCCLIFSAHLSNAQQSRDFLGLNKADSIHRVEATQIQKVYGNIIMKQREFTIYCDSAYYDQNGNKSELFGNVRIENPKDTVTITCFYADYNGNTYLAKLRDDVVFVKAGTTLYTDFLDYNRRSGVADYFNFGKVVDSTNVLTSQKGLYETQEEKITFTDNVILVNPEYTLKSNILYYFTVPKIAETEGLTNIRSEKGDELNAKKGSYYDTQNKQFRFYEGDVENETSKVTGDELFYDENKKYYEGKDNVSIFNKERNIEIFGDVGKYWEEKKYSEVYGNALVQKYFEADTMYMTADTLISQDSETAVNRHMLAYPNTNMIKGEMSGRADSTVYMYADSTIFLYGDPLLWNNKSQISADSIHFLIANEDIDRAFLKDNAFAITADTIANFNQIKGRQMIGYFEDGDMSRLEVEGNGESLYFALENDTTLQGVNSLLCGKIFMHFENGNVVKINHTINPEASFTPPHMLNEENSKLEGFVWRAEERPTLEMVLEWRTPKKQPENPQNLFHEPNIRIPYPDEDDIQVIINNWLKERDKVQQ from the coding sequence ATGCTAAAAAAGACCCTCACATATTTACTTACTCTATGCTGTTTAATTTTCAGTGCCCACCTTTCCAATGCACAGCAATCAAGGGATTTTCTTGGCTTAAACAAAGCTGACAGCATCCATAGGGTCGAAGCCACTCAAATACAAAAGGTGTACGGCAACATCATCATGAAACAAAGAGAGTTTACCATCTATTGTGACTCTGCTTATTATGACCAAAATGGCAATAAGTCTGAACTTTTTGGCAATGTCCGAATAGAAAACCCGAAGGATACCGTCACCATTACCTGCTTCTATGCCGATTATAATGGCAATACTTATTTGGCAAAATTACGTGATGACGTTGTATTCGTAAAAGCTGGAACAACCTTGTACACCGACTTTTTGGATTACAATAGAAGATCGGGAGTAGCCGACTACTTTAACTTTGGGAAAGTAGTGGACAGTACCAATGTACTCACCAGCCAAAAAGGACTATATGAAACCCAAGAGGAAAAAATCACCTTTACGGATAATGTCATTTTGGTCAACCCTGAATACACCCTAAAATCAAATATTCTCTATTATTTCACCGTCCCCAAAATCGCCGAAACCGAAGGACTCACCAATATCCGGTCAGAAAAAGGTGATGAACTCAACGCCAAAAAAGGGAGCTATTATGACACCCAAAACAAGCAGTTCAGGTTTTATGAAGGCGATGTAGAGAATGAAACCAGCAAGGTCACAGGGGATGAGCTTTTTTATGACGAAAACAAAAAATATTACGAAGGCAAAGACAATGTCAGCATCTTCAATAAAGAACGAAACATCGAAATATTTGGAGATGTAGGCAAGTATTGGGAGGAGAAGAAATATTCAGAAGTTTACGGGAATGCACTGGTGCAGAAGTATTTTGAAGCAGACACTATGTACATGACAGCAGACACCCTGATCAGTCAGGATAGTGAAACGGCAGTAAACCGCCACATGCTGGCCTATCCAAATACCAATATGATCAAGGGGGAAATGTCAGGAAGGGCTGATTCCACGGTGTACATGTATGCCGACTCCACCATTTTCCTCTATGGTGATCCTTTGCTATGGAACAATAAAAGCCAAATTTCCGCTGACAGCATCCACTTTCTCATTGCCAATGAAGATATTGACCGGGCTTTTCTGAAAGACAATGCCTTCGCCATCACCGCCGACACCATTGCCAATTTTAACCAGATCAAAGGCCGTCAGATGATTGGATACTTTGAGGATGGCGATATGAGCAGACTGGAAGTGGAAGGCAACGGAGAGTCACTTTATTTCGCCCTTGAAAATGACACCACACTCCAAGGAGTCAACTCGCTACTATGTGGCAAGATCTTCATGCATTTCGAAAATGGCAATGTGGTCAAAATCAACCATACCATTAATCCTGAGGCATCATTCACTCCTCCACATATGCTAAATGAGGAGAACTCTAAGCTTGAGGGCTTTGTCTGGAGAGCTGAAGAACGCCCTACATTGGAGATGGTGTTGGAATGGCGAACGCCAAAAAAACAACCCGAAAATCCCCAAAATCTCTTTCACGAACCTAATATACGCATCCCTTACCCTGATGAAGATGACATACAAGTCATCATTAATAATTGGCTAAAGGAGCGGGATAAAGTCCAACAATAA
- the tilS gene encoding tRNA lysidine(34) synthetase TilS: protein MLDQFISHIRTKNILDTSKPYLLATSGGVDSVALAWLLKKAGIGFRIAHCNFGLRGEESDGDEKFVRELAEKLGAAISVQRFDTQHHASTNGISTQMAARDLRYAWFEALKQQYKLCGIIVAHHADDQLETILLNLMRGTGIEGVYGMAEIREHVIRPLLPFTRQQLEAFMVSEQLSWREDSSNSQSNYKRNFLRNEVLPLMKSHDDHVEEKLHMSFDRLKDTGKAFFYLFDQWKRQTIKREGQVLFLEKASLETVPGKSSLLYYWLRDYGFNPSQIEDMLTVLWSDEVGQRFESGNFMVNIDRDHLLLGEKLAPFAEFDLAKTDLELSFEGKVYDILVMEGDVAVDVKKVNAMLDRNSLVFPLKLRKWKEGDRFRPLGMKKFKKISDFLIDLKVPVIIKNNVKVLCDASGEVVWVVGYRVDDRFKLTSATNEVMYFKLK from the coding sequence ATGCTCGATCAGTTTATCAGTCATATACGGACAAAAAATATTTTAGATACCTCAAAGCCTTATTTGTTGGCGACAAGCGGTGGCGTTGATAGTGTGGCTTTGGCCTGGCTGCTGAAGAAAGCGGGGATTGGTTTCAGAATCGCCCATTGCAACTTTGGTCTGCGAGGTGAGGAAAGCGACGGAGATGAAAAGTTTGTAAGGGAATTGGCAGAAAAACTTGGTGCAGCTATTTCAGTGCAGCGTTTTGATACCCAACACCACGCCTCCACTAACGGGATATCCACCCAAATGGCCGCCAGGGATTTACGTTATGCGTGGTTTGAGGCGTTAAAGCAGCAGTATAAACTTTGTGGGATTATTGTGGCTCACCACGCTGACGATCAGTTGGAAACGATTTTGCTTAACCTGATGCGTGGGACAGGAATCGAAGGAGTGTATGGTATGGCCGAAATCAGGGAGCATGTGATCAGGCCCTTATTGCCTTTTACCCGTCAGCAGCTGGAAGCCTTTATGGTAAGCGAGCAGCTTTCATGGAGAGAGGACAGCTCGAACAGCCAAAGTAATTATAAGCGAAATTTCCTCCGCAATGAAGTGCTGCCACTGATGAAGTCACATGATGACCATGTGGAGGAGAAACTTCACATGAGTTTTGATAGGCTAAAAGATACTGGTAAAGCGTTCTTCTATTTGTTTGACCAGTGGAAAAGGCAGACGATCAAACGGGAGGGACAGGTACTATTTCTGGAAAAGGCTTCCTTGGAGACTGTGCCAGGAAAGTCCAGTCTGCTTTATTACTGGTTACGTGATTATGGGTTTAACCCTTCCCAAATAGAGGACATGCTGACTGTGCTTTGGTCAGATGAAGTGGGACAGCGGTTTGAATCAGGTAATTTCATGGTCAATATAGACAGGGATCATTTGCTGTTAGGTGAAAAACTAGCTCCTTTTGCTGAGTTTGACCTTGCCAAAACTGATCTGGAACTGTCTTTTGAAGGAAAGGTATACGATATATTGGTGATGGAGGGAGATGTGGCCGTGGATGTAAAGAAAGTAAACGCGATGCTGGACAGGAATAGCTTGGTGTTTCCATTGAAATTAAGGAAATGGAAGGAGGGGGATCGTTTTAGGCCGCTGGGGATGAAAAAGTTTAAGAAAATAAGCGATTTTTTAATAGATTTGAAAGTACCTGTAATTATCAAAAATAACGTGAAGGTACTTTGCGATGCCAGCGGGGAAGTGGTTTGGGTAGTGGGATACCGGGTGGATGATCGTTTTAAGCTTACTTCCGCCACCAATGAGGTCATGTATTTTAAGTTAAAATAA
- a CDS encoding Crp/Fnr family transcriptional regulator: protein MLNPFKRTYTEGELKIFEFLAKTQFFNHLKYAEMYRFLPAIHYRKYSKDEVVFFRNDPSQALYIVKGGVVSLNVDIRENFETIYKVREGVAFGENSLLDNAKRIYTAVVESEEAELMVIPNYAIKEIFDSSPKVKAKMLTSLATYYDNRNYQLFSSYRKSFGFFNLSQMFE, encoded by the coding sequence ATGCTTAATCCTTTTAAAAGGACTTACACTGAAGGGGAATTGAAGATTTTTGAGTTTCTAGCAAAGACTCAATTTTTTAATCATTTAAAGTATGCGGAAATGTACAGGTTCCTTCCGGCGATCCATTATCGAAAATATAGCAAGGATGAAGTTGTTTTTTTTAGAAATGATCCTAGTCAGGCATTATATATAGTAAAAGGAGGTGTCGTGTCGTTGAATGTCGATATCAGGGAAAATTTTGAGACTATTTATAAAGTTCGGGAAGGAGTGGCCTTTGGTGAAAACTCCCTGCTGGACAATGCCAAGCGGATCTATACCGCAGTGGTAGAATCCGAAGAGGCGGAGCTTATGGTGATTCCCAACTATGCGATCAAAGAAATTTTTGACAGCTCACCCAAGGTGAAGGCCAAGATGCTCACTTCGCTAGCTACTTATTATGACAATAGAAATTATCAGCTTTTTTCATCCTACCGCAAATCATTTGGTTTCTTTAATCTAAGCCAGATGTTTGAGTAG
- the mdh gene encoding malate dehydrogenase, whose amino-acid sequence MTKVTVVGAGNVGATCADVLAYREIAEEIVLVDIKEGVAEGKALDIWQKAPINAYDSRTVGSTNDYTKTAGSDVVVITSGLPRKPGMTRDDLIETNAGIVKSVTENVVKHSPDAIIIIVSNPLDVMTYQAHITSKLPRTKVIGMAGILDTARYRAFLAEALDVSPKEIQAILMGGHGDTMVPLPRYTTVAGIPVTELIEKDKLDAIIERTKFGGGELVKLMGTSAWYAPGSAAAQMVEAILKNQRRVFPVCVKLDGEYGIDDCYLGVPVILGKNGIEKVIELDLNDDEKALLETSRKHVKEVMAVLDSVGSK is encoded by the coding sequence ATGACTAAAGTAACCGTAGTTGGAGCTGGTAATGTGGGCGCTACTTGTGCTGACGTATTGGCTTACAGAGAAATTGCTGAAGAGATCGTTTTGGTAGATATCAAAGAAGGTGTAGCCGAAGGTAAGGCACTTGATATTTGGCAGAAAGCTCCTATCAATGCTTATGACAGCAGAACAGTAGGAAGCACGAATGATTACACCAAAACAGCAGGATCTGATGTCGTAGTGATCACTTCAGGATTGCCCCGTAAGCCAGGCATGACGCGTGACGACCTGATCGAGACCAACGCAGGTATCGTGAAGTCTGTAACCGAAAATGTGGTTAAGCATTCTCCAGATGCGATCATTATCATCGTTTCCAATCCATTGGACGTGATGACCTATCAGGCGCATATCACTTCCAAACTTCCTCGTACAAAAGTAATCGGGATGGCAGGTATCTTGGATACCGCACGTTACCGTGCATTTTTAGCTGAAGCACTTGATGTGTCTCCAAAAGAAATTCAGGCTATCTTGATGGGCGGTCATGGTGATACCATGGTGCCACTTCCAAGATATACCACCGTAGCAGGTATCCCTGTAACAGAACTTATCGAAAAGGATAAGCTTGATGCGATCATCGAAAGAACCAAATTCGGCGGGGGTGAGCTGGTGAAGCTGATGGGTACTTCTGCATGGTATGCGCCCGGTTCTGCTGCCGCTCAGATGGTAGAAGCAATCCTCAAAAACCAACGAAGAGTATTCCCTGTTTGTGTGAAACTGGACGGCGAATACGGAATTGACGATTGCTACCTCGGTGTTCCTGTAATTCTTGGCAAAAACGGTATCGAAAAAGTGATCGAACTGGACTTGAATGATGACGAAAAGGCACTGCTGGAAACTTCCAGAAAGCATGTGAAAGAAGTGATGGCCGTACTTGATAGCGTCGGCTCAAAATAA
- a CDS encoding mechanosensitive ion channel family protein — protein sequence MASRFGLILLGLTLLVSNRLFGFDGRINEDFPQIEDTASYVNLSTPYTTTLTFFLNLEEENFKPENAAKTLGGNLTPEQARKQVVKLKQVFDGQGVFVDVEQVPNEANFTDSTRSYQAKYFYENNRLPKIFLEKTGDKWKFSSYSVTKINELHKETYPYGTAKLLNLLPKIGQQVYFGLHLWQLCGMFLLVLFVFMAHKLFTFIVDRGMFHVSLKLGYKQVAETYLLPVARVISIYFVVLLVDIFIRVLQLPIEVVSWIVILLNAVKPLIITIVFYKLADLLSAYFERQADKTESNLDDQLVPLIRKTLKAFIIIVGSLFILKDGLQVDIWPFLTGLSIGGLAFALAAQDTIKNFFGSVMIFIDKPFQVGDWITSGDVDGTVEEVGFRSTRVRTFRNSLMYIPNGRIADATVDNHGLRQYRRFYTTITITYGTPPELIDVFVKGLREIVKNHPQTRKDYYNVYFNNMSAYSLDIMFYVFFEVPTWGDELQGRHEILLKIVKLANELGVNFAFPTQTLHMETFPEKKGLSPIYEDNVDAYKKRLDAFIQKEMNK from the coding sequence ATGGCGTCGAGATTTGGATTGATTTTACTTGGACTGACTCTTTTAGTAAGTAATCGTCTTTTTGGGTTTGATGGGAGGATCAATGAGGATTTTCCCCAAATAGAAGACACTGCTTCCTACGTTAATCTGTCTACTCCTTATACCACCACGCTTACTTTTTTCCTAAACCTGGAAGAAGAGAATTTTAAACCAGAAAATGCAGCAAAAACCTTAGGGGGGAATTTAACTCCCGAGCAAGCCAGAAAGCAGGTGGTCAAGCTAAAGCAGGTTTTTGATGGGCAAGGGGTGTTTGTGGATGTCGAGCAGGTGCCCAATGAAGCAAATTTCACAGATTCTACCAGGAGCTATCAGGCCAAATACTTCTATGAGAATAACAGGCTCCCGAAAATTTTCTTGGAGAAAACAGGGGATAAGTGGAAGTTTTCCAGCTATTCTGTTACCAAAATCAATGAACTTCATAAGGAAACCTACCCTTATGGCACGGCCAAATTGCTAAACCTACTGCCCAAAATCGGACAGCAGGTTTACTTCGGCCTGCACTTGTGGCAACTGTGTGGGATGTTTTTGTTGGTGCTTTTTGTGTTTATGGCGCATAAGCTGTTTACATTCATTGTGGATAGGGGGATGTTTCATGTTTCGCTGAAACTTGGCTATAAGCAAGTGGCAGAGACATATCTTCTTCCGGTGGCGAGGGTGATCAGTATCTATTTTGTGGTACTGTTGGTGGATATATTCATTCGTGTATTGCAGCTGCCGATAGAGGTGGTTTCATGGATTGTGATTTTACTGAATGCTGTCAAGCCACTTATCATTACCATAGTTTTTTATAAATTGGCTGACCTGCTCTCTGCCTACTTTGAAAGACAGGCCGATAAAACCGAGTCCAATCTAGATGACCAGTTGGTGCCGCTGATCAGAAAGACGCTGAAGGCTTTTATCATTATCGTTGGATCACTTTTTATCTTGAAAGATGGTTTGCAAGTGGACATCTGGCCATTCCTGACGGGGTTGTCCATTGGTGGTTTGGCATTTGCTTTGGCCGCGCAAGATACAATCAAGAATTTCTTCGGATCGGTGATGATTTTCATCGATAAGCCTTTCCAGGTGGGAGATTGGATTACCAGTGGAGATGTGGACGGTACAGTGGAGGAAGTAGGATTTCGTTCCACACGGGTACGGACATTCAGGAATTCCCTGATGTACATTCCCAATGGCCGTATAGCAGACGCCACGGTCGATAACCATGGTCTGCGGCAGTACCGAAGATTTTATACGACCATTACCATCACTTACGGTACACCGCCGGAGCTGATCGATGTGTTTGTAAAAGGGCTGCGTGAAATTGTCAAAAACCATCCCCAGACCAGAAAAGATTACTACAACGTGTACTTTAACAATATGTCTGCTTATAGCTTGGACATCATGTTCTATGTGTTTTTTGAGGTGCCTACTTGGGGGGACGAGTTACAGGGAAGACATGAAATCCTGCTCAAAATTGTCAAGCTGGCAAACGAATTGGGTGTGAATTTTGCCTTCCCTACACAGACCTTGCATATGGAGACATTCCCGGAGAAGAAAGGACTGTCGCCTATATATGAAGATAATGTGGACGCCTATAAGAAGCGATTGGATGCTTTTATCCAGAAGGAAATGAATAAGTAA
- a CDS encoding TVP38/TMEM64 family protein, translated as MARYITFLTNIKSLYRQNPLMAISVLWVMVVPALGSMLLVSYAYHHQEIPNMVQPGLYLLLILAGTMMMGLALCPTTILAILAGYWWGWPALPAVTIAYSLASLLGYFVGLTLDKNSFEILLDNYPKAKAIVHKKGSEMGSLIFFTRISPVIPFALSNILFAMIKAGWKNILLYGFFGMLPRTLMAFGLGLAASSLTEALDNRTDTAQLLLFMVLLAVSIWGIGRFFRSPVK; from the coding sequence ATGGCTCGATACATTACTTTCTTAACCAATATCAAATCCCTCTACCGTCAAAATCCTCTCATGGCTATTTCGGTGCTTTGGGTAATGGTGGTCCCTGCCTTGGGCAGCATGCTCTTGGTCAGTTATGCCTATCATCACCAAGAAATCCCAAATATGGTTCAACCTGGCCTATATCTGCTCCTGATACTTGCTGGCACAATGATGATGGGCTTGGCATTATGCCCTACGACCATCCTTGCCATCCTCGCGGGATACTGGTGGGGCTGGCCGGCATTACCAGCTGTCACCATTGCCTATTCGCTGGCAAGTTTGCTCGGATACTTTGTGGGCTTAACATTGGATAAAAACAGTTTTGAGATATTGCTGGACAATTACCCCAAAGCAAAAGCCATCGTCCATAAAAAGGGCAGTGAAATGGGCAGCCTGATCTTCTTCACCAGGATCAGTCCTGTCATCCCATTTGCCCTGTCCAACATCCTTTTTGCCATGATCAAAGCAGGCTGGAAAAACATCCTTCTTTACGGATTTTTCGGTATGCTTCCTCGGACACTCATGGCTTTCGGATTGGGACTGGCAGCCAGCTCACTCACGGAGGCCTTGGACAATAGAACCGACACTGCGCAGCTATTGCTATTTATGGTGCTGCTTGCTGTGAGCATTTGGGGAATCGGTCGGTTCTTTAGATCCCCTGTCAAATAA
- a CDS encoding trans-sulfuration enzyme family protein → MKFGTKVIHAGVEPDPTTGAIMTPIFQTSTYVQKSPGQHKGFEYSRTHNPTRDALQKSIAALENGKHGLCFSSGMGAIDAVIKLLSPGDEVISTNDLYGGTYRIFTKVFAKYGIKFHFVSMDDPSSIEKYINDKTRLIWAETPTNPMMNIIDIKALSNIAEKHDLVLGVDNTFATPYLQNPLELGADLVMHSVTKYLAGHSDVVMGALVVNDDRLAEDLAFIQNSCGATPGPQDCFLVLRGIKTLHLRMERHCQNGKTIAGYLRHHPKVDKVYWPGFEDHPNHLIAAGQMRDFGGMISFSIVGDRQEDAMKVLENLHYFSLAESLGGVESLCGHPASMTHASIPKAEREKVGLTDSLIRLSVGVEDAEDLKNDLAAALDLI, encoded by the coding sequence ATGAAATTCGGAACCAAAGTCATTCATGCCGGAGTAGAACCAGACCCTACCACCGGAGCGATCATGACCCCTATTTTTCAAACATCCACTTACGTGCAAAAGTCCCCTGGGCAGCATAAAGGATTTGAATACTCGAGAACCCATAATCCCACCCGTGATGCCCTCCAAAAGAGCATTGCTGCGCTGGAAAACGGCAAGCATGGGCTCTGCTTTTCTTCAGGAATGGGAGCGATAGATGCGGTCATCAAATTGCTCAGCCCTGGAGATGAAGTGATCAGTACCAACGATCTCTATGGCGGCACGTATCGGATATTTACAAAAGTCTTTGCCAAGTATGGCATTAAGTTTCACTTTGTGTCCATGGACGACCCATCCTCCATCGAGAAATACATCAATGACAAAACACGATTGATCTGGGCTGAAACCCCAACCAATCCGATGATGAACATCATCGATATCAAAGCCTTGTCCAATATCGCTGAAAAGCATGATCTGGTGCTGGGAGTAGACAATACTTTTGCGACACCTTACCTGCAAAATCCATTGGAACTGGGAGCTGATTTGGTGATGCATTCTGTGACGAAGTACTTGGCGGGCCACTCCGATGTGGTGATGGGAGCCCTGGTCGTCAATGACGACCGTTTGGCGGAAGACCTAGCCTTTATACAGAATTCCTGCGGCGCCACACCTGGTCCCCAGGATTGTTTTTTGGTGCTGAGAGGCATTAAGACGCTGCACCTTCGGATGGAGCGGCACTGCCAAAATGGTAAGACTATCGCCGGTTACCTCAGGCATCATCCCAAAGTAGATAAGGTATATTGGCCAGGCTTTGAGGATCACCCTAATCATCTCATCGCCGCCGGTCAAATGCGGGATTTTGGGGGGATGATCAGTTTTTCCATTGTCGGAGATAGGCAAGAAGATGCGATGAAGGTATTGGAAAACCTGCACTATTTTTCCCTTGCGGAATCTTTGGGAGGCGTGGAGTCTCTTTGTGGCCATCCTGCATCCATGACCCATGCGAGTATTCCCAAGGCAGAGAGGGAAAAAGTGGGATTGACAGATTCCCTGATTCGTTTGAGTGTTGGTGTGGAGGATGCTGAGGATCTTAAAAATGACCTCGCGGCTGCATTGGATTTGATTTAA
- a CDS encoding Smr/MutS family protein, which produces MNIGDKVRLLHGNEEGTITKISGSGRIEIEIEDGFKIPAMKNEVVVIHQTEKEYFGKEKSGAPSKAESLATVKSHQPQTGLFISYVPLNDKDLSVHLINNTDKDYLFMASEVFGDNSRTLASGNFSAKTSQKIDEKAIPQFEKWPELFFRFIPINHKAEKTMPAFEKKVKFKASSFFKSQQNAPVTGKKSYLFPLDHQTKSLDINQLNQELNNASAQPVEKQFKRPDKEIDLHIEKLADDHEFMSNSEMLRLQMETFEKNLNYAIASGMDEISFIHGIGNGVLRKEIHKYLSQLGNIKYFQDTQKNRFGYGATLVRIN; this is translated from the coding sequence ATGAACATCGGAGATAAAGTGCGGCTGCTGCACGGAAATGAAGAAGGTACGATTACCAAAATATCCGGAAGCGGAAGGATTGAAATCGAAATAGAGGATGGATTTAAAATCCCGGCCATGAAAAACGAGGTGGTCGTAATCCATCAAACCGAAAAAGAGTATTTTGGTAAAGAGAAAAGCGGCGCTCCTTCCAAGGCAGAATCGCTTGCGACTGTCAAAAGCCATCAACCTCAAACAGGGCTGTTCATCAGCTATGTCCCGTTAAATGACAAAGACCTCAGCGTCCATCTGATCAATAATACGGACAAAGATTACCTTTTCATGGCTTCTGAAGTGTTTGGCGATAACTCCAGGACATTGGCATCGGGAAACTTCTCAGCCAAGACCAGCCAAAAAATTGATGAAAAAGCCATTCCACAGTTTGAAAAATGGCCAGAACTCTTTTTTCGCTTTATTCCCATTAACCACAAAGCGGAAAAGACAATGCCGGCTTTTGAAAAAAAGGTAAAATTTAAAGCCTCCTCTTTTTTCAAGAGCCAACAGAACGCACCAGTTACGGGCAAGAAAAGTTACCTTTTCCCGCTGGACCACCAGACCAAATCACTGGACATCAACCAACTCAACCAAGAACTGAACAACGCTAGTGCACAACCCGTTGAAAAACAATTCAAACGACCTGACAAGGAGATTGACCTACATATCGAAAAGCTGGCAGATGACCATGAATTCATGAGCAACAGCGAGATGCTGCGGCTACAGATGGAGACTTTTGAGAAGAACTTAAACTATGCCATCGCCTCGGGAATGGACGAAATTTCCTTTATCCATGGGATTGGCAATGGTGTTTTGCGAAAAGAAATCCACAAATACCTCAGTCAATTGGGAAATATTAAGTACTTTCAAGATACCCAAAAGAACCGCTTTGGATATGGGGCTACCCTTGTTCGTATAAACTAA
- a CDS encoding cryptochrome/photolyase family protein, whose amino-acid sequence MKKITLFWMRRDLRLDDNTGLFYACQNEENVLPLFIFDTDILEELEDKKDGRVAFIHHQLQKLQEELKAQGSSLLIKTGKPMAIFEQLVEEYPITAVYTNRDYEPYAISRDKEVDKFLHERKIDFLDFKDQIIYEKNEILNESGDFYKVYTPYKNAWLKKFKANAPALLEPNLKQLHQTAPFDFPTLRELGFIETDIAIPPLEINKPIIRNYDETRDFPAQDKTSHLGIHLRFGTISVRKLALEADKLNETYLSELIWREFFMMILFHNPHVVTESFKKKYDNIPWRNDEEEFEKWCEGNTGYPIVDAGMRELNATGHMHNRVRMITASFLTKHLLIDWRWGEAYFAKKLLDYELASNNGNWQWAAGTGTDAQPYFRIFNPASQVKKFDKDLNYIKKWVKEFGTDQYPAPMVDHKKARERALETYKSALDK is encoded by the coding sequence ATGAAAAAAATTACCCTTTTTTGGATGCGGAGAGACCTGCGTTTGGACGACAACACGGGGCTGTTTTATGCCTGTCAGAATGAGGAGAATGTTTTACCACTATTTATTTTTGATACGGACATCCTAGAAGAATTGGAGGACAAAAAAGATGGCCGCGTAGCATTTATTCACCACCAACTTCAGAAACTACAGGAAGAACTAAAAGCCCAGGGTTCGTCGCTGTTGATAAAAACAGGCAAGCCAATGGCCATTTTTGAACAGCTTGTCGAGGAGTATCCCATCACCGCTGTCTATACCAACAGGGATTATGAACCCTATGCCATCTCAAGGGACAAAGAAGTCGATAAATTTCTCCATGAGCGGAAAATCGACTTTTTGGACTTCAAGGACCAGATCATTTACGAAAAGAATGAAATCCTTAATGAAAGCGGGGATTTCTATAAAGTTTACACCCCTTATAAAAATGCATGGTTAAAAAAATTCAAAGCAAATGCCCCCGCACTTCTTGAACCAAACCTCAAACAATTACACCAAACCGCCCCCTTCGATTTCCCAACACTCAGGGAGCTGGGCTTCATCGAAACGGACATCGCAATTCCTCCATTGGAAATCAACAAACCAATCATCAGAAATTATGATGAAACGCGGGATTTTCCTGCGCAGGACAAAACTTCACATCTTGGCATCCATCTACGTTTTGGCACCATCAGTGTCAGGAAACTTGCCCTTGAAGCCGATAAGCTAAATGAAACATACTTGAGCGAATTGATCTGGCGGGAGTTTTTTATGATGATCCTTTTCCATAACCCACATGTCGTTACCGAATCCTTTAAGAAAAAATACGACAATATTCCCTGGCGCAACGATGAGGAAGAATTCGAGAAATGGTGCGAAGGAAATACGGGCTATCCCATCGTAGATGCAGGTATGCGTGAGCTAAACGCCACCGGACACATGCACAACAGGGTAAGAATGATTACGGCAAGTTTTTTAACAAAGCATCTTTTAATTGACTGGCGTTGGGGAGAAGCGTATTTTGCAAAAAAATTGCTGGACTATGAACTGGCGTCCAACAATGGCAACTGGCAATGGGCCGCAGGAACAGGCACCGATGCCCAGCCGTACTTTAGGATATTTAACCCGGCATCCCAAGTAAAGAAATTTGACAAAGACCTCAATTACATCAAAAAATGGGTCAAGGAATTTGGCACTGACCAATATCCAGCCCCCATGGTAGATCACAAAAAAGCTCGTGAAAGGGCACTTGAAACGTATAAATCAGCATTGGACAAATGA